One Pieris napi chromosome 22, ilPieNapi1.2, whole genome shotgun sequence genomic region harbors:
- the LOC125060613 gene encoding uncharacterized protein LOC125060613 isoform X3 codes for MSAPSDSATSPPPCACTNISLMQLFHELKQKFPGVPDHVVSNTIELYCHDKKACETHLHREVKTSLTHAYHASSVAAARQLSGLKINPPQKCRNQPIIKHEALKSTNAQLFTCQGPQKAIISTNGSLDEEDVKVNTDANQNVVEVKTNEVLKTCSPVTIVNLDNCFVKYSAESPSDLELSNENNSLENGKQESTNQEFKEQITNSEQPESTNFKLLKSNKIKSNLNEKLERVKEKKTIKKDKEESKAVLEKPQRPNTLNFIKPSPEIAFNDNLKQPDETCRTVSPAPSIQKTDKEPKSSPYRQERGGYPLNLSVNVNCHMDLSRGYCDPWLEDYESPRAITSVNLTVCTPTSNMASPVRERNDDSGFEGHVTVTVSPSTTRPKRRAPPPPQSTRIDSPRPSRVAPEPPGTVSDRSLIERQKERLSRLAAALAQEKGQLAQLNRETQILAAPPPSPSAALRFKDHVERLRDECDILAKRLEMGVRAPRVLPVPEADDNFYSNIYTGQRPSASWQCHMCTFRNHPLLDKCEECDMPRIFVVRSPDGITVRLMPGRRKIVRSWVL; via the exons ATGTCTGCCCCCTCCGATAGCGCTACCAGCCCTCCACCATGTGCGTGTACCAACATATCGCTTATGCAGTTGTTCCATGAGCTCAAACAAAAGTTTCCTGGTGTACCCGATCATGTTGTGTCCAACACCATCGAGCTATACTGTCATGATAAAAAAGCTTGTGAAACACATCTGCACAGAGAAGTCAAAACCTCCCTAACGCACGCCTATCATGCGTCTTCAGTGGCTGCAGCACGACAACTCAGTGGACTTAAAATTAATCCACCACAAAAGTGCCGAAACCAGCCCATTATCAAGCATGAAGCTTTAAAATCAACAAATGCCCAGTTGTTTACTTGCCAAGGTCCACAAAAAGCCATAATTAGCACTAATGGTAGTTTAGATGAAGAAGATGTTAAAGTGAATACTGATGCAAATCAAAATGTTGTGgaagtaaaaacaaatgaagtaCTTAAAACATGCTCACCTGTTACTATAGTCAATCTTGATAACTGTTTTGTTAAGTACAGCGCAGAATCACCTAGTGACTTAGAGTTgtcaaatgaaaataatagtCTCGAGAATGGAAAACAGGAAAGTACAAATCAGGAATTTAAAGAGCAAATAACCAATTCTGAACAGCCTGAGAgtaccaattttaaattattaaaaagtaataaaataaagtcaaatttaaatgaaaaattggAGCGTGTGAAGgagaaaaaaactattaaaaaagataaagaaGAATCTAAAGCGGTGCTTGAAAAACCACAAAGACCAAATACATTGAACTTCATTAAACCAAGTCCAGAAATTGCATTTAATGACAACCTGAAACAACCAGATGAGACATGCCGAACAGTCTCACCTGCTCCTTCTATTCAAAAAACTGATAAAGAGCCCAAAAGTAGTCCATATAGGCAAGAAAGAGGTGGGTATCCCCTAAACTTGTCTGTCAATGTTAATTGCCATATGGACTTAAGCCGTGGGTACTGTGATCCTTGGTTAGAAGATTATGAAAGTCCTAGAGCAATAACATCAGTAAATTTAACTGTTTGTACACCAACATCAAATATGGCCAGTCCGGTCAGGGAAAGAAATGATGATAGTGGCTTTGAGGGGCATGTGACAGTGACTGTTAGCCCTAGTACAACACGCCCAAAGCGTAGAGCACCACCTCCACCTCAATCCACCCGGATAGATTCACCAAGACCATCTAGAGTTGCTCCTGAACCACCCGGTACAG TTTCAGATCGTTCTCTAATTGAGCGTCAGAAGGAACGTTTATCACGACTAGCAGCTGCATTAGCCCAAGAGAAGGGACAATTGGCACAATTAAATCGGGAAACACAGATATTAGCTGCTCCTCCACCATCACCATCAGCTGCTTTGAGATTCAAGGACCATGTGGAACGATTGAGGGATGAGTGTGATATTTTGGCAAAGCGCCTTGAGATGGGGGTTAGAG CTCCCCGAGTGTTACCTGTCCCAGAGGCAGATGACAACTTCTACAGTAATATATACACAGGGCAGAGACCATCTGCCTCATGGCAATGCCACATGTGCACCTTTAGGAATCACCCACTCTTAGACAAGTGTGAGGAGTGTGACATGCCCCGGATATTTGTAG TTCGATCTCCCGATGGGATCACCGTTCGCTTGATGCCGGGACGACGAA AAATTGTGCGGTCGTGGGTTTTATGA
- the LOC125060615 gene encoding pre-mRNA-splicing factor Syf2 — protein sequence MSASETTKEMTFAEKQAERLKRLRSLHTARNEARSHNHQEVVAEEARNKLPANYDAKRRQAEWIMEDQKKREESAKEGKDYDRVKLLNISAVEAERLERKKKKKNPDQGFSTYEQATVRQYNRLVKNMPTADMELYEQQKQKYGDAFYGGPNVIIHGMHKDRREAVDKMVDDLEGQIAKRAKYSRRRTHNDDADIDYINERNAKFNKKLERFYGEHTAEIKQNLERGTAI from the coding sequence ATGAGTGCTAGTGAAACAACAAAAGAAATGACGTTCGCGGAGAAGCAAGCAGAACGATTAAAGAGACTTCGCTCTTTACACACTGCAAGAAATGAAGCACGGTCGCATAATCACCAAGAAGTTGTAGCTGAGGAGGCTAGAAACAAGTTACCAGCTAATTACGACGCCAAACGACGACAAGCTGAATGGATCATGGAAGATCAAAAGAAACGTGAGGAATCAGCTAAAGAGGGTAAAGACTATGACAGAGTTAAATTACTGAATATATCTGCAGTAGAAGCAGAGAGGTTGGAACgcaaaaagaagaaaaagaacCCTGATCAAGGCTTTTCTACTTATGAACAGGCAACAGTAAGACAGTATAACAGACTTGTCAAAAATATGCCAACTGCAGATATGGAACTTTATGAACaacagaaacaaaaatatggtGATGCTTTCTATGGAGGTCCAAATGTTATTATTCATGGAATGCATAAAGATAGAAGAGAAGCAGTTGATAAAATGGTAGATGATTTGGAAGGGCAAATTGCGAAGAGAGCTAAATATTCCAGGAGACGGACTCATAATGATGATGCAGATATTGACTACATCAATGAAAGAAATGCCAAGTTTAATAAGAAATTGGAGAGATTTTATGGAGAGCACACTGCAGAAATCAAACAAAACTTGGAAAGAGGCACAgccatttaa
- the LOC125060620 gene encoding ragulator complex protein LAMTOR3 homolog yields the protein MVDDLRKYLNHLIEKVNGLHCILITDREGVPVVRSVTEKAPQLALRPNFISTFGMATDQASKLGLGRNKTIISMYSSYQVIQMNKLPLVITFIGSDNCNTGHILALESQIEPYLQDLGTIVAEAHKDM from the exons ATGGTTGATGacctaagaaaatatttaaatcatctGATTGAAAA GGTGAATGGATTGCACTGTATCCTGATAACTGACCGCGAAGGTGTGCCTGTTGTTAGATCAGTTACAGAAAAAGCACCCCAATTAGCCCTGAGACCAAATTTTATATCAACTTTCGGAATGGCTACTGACCAAGCAAGTAAACTTGGCTTAGGgagaaataaaactataatatcCATGTATTCTAGTTATCAG GTAATTCAAATGAATAAACTACCACTAGTAATCACATTCATTGGAAGTGACAATTGTAACACTGGACATATTTTAGCATTGGAAAGCCAAATAGAACCCTATTTACAGGATTTGGGGACTATAGTTGCAGAAGCACATAAAGATATGTAA
- the LOC125060613 gene encoding uncharacterized protein LOC125060613 isoform X1 has translation MSAPSDSATSPPPCACTNISLMQLFHELKQKFPGVPDHVVSNTIELYCHDKKACETHLHREVKTSLTHAYHASSVAAARQLSGLKINPPQKCRNQPIIKHEALKSTNAQLFTCQGPQKAIISTNGSLDEEDVKVNTDANQNVVEVKTNEVLKTCSPVTIVNLDNCFVKYSAESPSDLELSNENNSLENGKQESTNQEFKEQITNSEQPESTNFKLLKSNKIKSNLNEKLERVKEKKTIKKDKEESKAVLEKPQRPNTLNFIKPSPEIAFNDNLKQPDETCRTVSPAPSIQKTDKEPKSSPYRQERGGYPLNLSVNVNCHMDLSRGYCDPWLEDYESPRAITSVNLTVCTPTSNMASPVRERNDDSGFEGHVTVTVSPSTTRPKRRAPPPPQSTRIDSPRPSRVAPEPPGTVSDRSLIERQKERLSRLAAALAQEKGQLAQLNRETQILAAPPPSPSAALRFKDHVERLRDECDILAKRLEMGVRAPRVLPVPEADDNFYSNIYTGQRPSASWQCHMCTFRNHPLLDKCEECDMPRIFVGTSPATTHDSGFGSFRDRNRRGANLSSDTGSLPNIASGYAVNV, from the exons ATGTCTGCCCCCTCCGATAGCGCTACCAGCCCTCCACCATGTGCGTGTACCAACATATCGCTTATGCAGTTGTTCCATGAGCTCAAACAAAAGTTTCCTGGTGTACCCGATCATGTTGTGTCCAACACCATCGAGCTATACTGTCATGATAAAAAAGCTTGTGAAACACATCTGCACAGAGAAGTCAAAACCTCCCTAACGCACGCCTATCATGCGTCTTCAGTGGCTGCAGCACGACAACTCAGTGGACTTAAAATTAATCCACCACAAAAGTGCCGAAACCAGCCCATTATCAAGCATGAAGCTTTAAAATCAACAAATGCCCAGTTGTTTACTTGCCAAGGTCCACAAAAAGCCATAATTAGCACTAATGGTAGTTTAGATGAAGAAGATGTTAAAGTGAATACTGATGCAAATCAAAATGTTGTGgaagtaaaaacaaatgaagtaCTTAAAACATGCTCACCTGTTACTATAGTCAATCTTGATAACTGTTTTGTTAAGTACAGCGCAGAATCACCTAGTGACTTAGAGTTgtcaaatgaaaataatagtCTCGAGAATGGAAAACAGGAAAGTACAAATCAGGAATTTAAAGAGCAAATAACCAATTCTGAACAGCCTGAGAgtaccaattttaaattattaaaaagtaataaaataaagtcaaatttaaatgaaaaattggAGCGTGTGAAGgagaaaaaaactattaaaaaagataaagaaGAATCTAAAGCGGTGCTTGAAAAACCACAAAGACCAAATACATTGAACTTCATTAAACCAAGTCCAGAAATTGCATTTAATGACAACCTGAAACAACCAGATGAGACATGCCGAACAGTCTCACCTGCTCCTTCTATTCAAAAAACTGATAAAGAGCCCAAAAGTAGTCCATATAGGCAAGAAAGAGGTGGGTATCCCCTAAACTTGTCTGTCAATGTTAATTGCCATATGGACTTAAGCCGTGGGTACTGTGATCCTTGGTTAGAAGATTATGAAAGTCCTAGAGCAATAACATCAGTAAATTTAACTGTTTGTACACCAACATCAAATATGGCCAGTCCGGTCAGGGAAAGAAATGATGATAGTGGCTTTGAGGGGCATGTGACAGTGACTGTTAGCCCTAGTACAACACGCCCAAAGCGTAGAGCACCACCTCCACCTCAATCCACCCGGATAGATTCACCAAGACCATCTAGAGTTGCTCCTGAACCACCCGGTACAG TTTCAGATCGTTCTCTAATTGAGCGTCAGAAGGAACGTTTATCACGACTAGCAGCTGCATTAGCCCAAGAGAAGGGACAATTGGCACAATTAAATCGGGAAACACAGATATTAGCTGCTCCTCCACCATCACCATCAGCTGCTTTGAGATTCAAGGACCATGTGGAACGATTGAGGGATGAGTGTGATATTTTGGCAAAGCGCCTTGAGATGGGGGTTAGAG CTCCCCGAGTGTTACCTGTCCCAGAGGCAGATGACAACTTCTACAGTAATATATACACAGGGCAGAGACCATCTGCCTCATGGCAATGCCACATGTGCACCTTTAGGAATCACCCACTCTTAGACAAGTGTGAGGAGTGTGACATGCCCCGGATATTTGTAGGTACGTCCCCTGCTACTACACATGACTCTGGCTTTGGGTCTTTCCGTGATAGGAACAGACGAGGGGCTAATCTGTCCAGTGACACAGGCTCCCTGCCTAATATAGCAAGTGGGTATGCTGTGAATGTGTAA
- the LOC125060613 gene encoding uncharacterized protein LOC125060613 isoform X2: MSAPSDSATSPPPCACTNISLMQLFHELKQKFPGVPDHVVSNTIELYCHDKKACETHLHREVKTSLTHAYHASSVAAARQLSGLKINPPQKCRNQPIIKHEALKSTNAQLFTCQGPQKAIISTNGSLDEEDVKVNTDANQNVVEVKTNEVLKTCSPVTIVNLDNCFVKYSAESPSDLELSNENNSLENGKQESTNQEFKEQITNSEQPESTNFKLLKSNKIKSNLNEKLERVKEKKTIKKDKEESKAVLEKPQRPNTLNFIKPSPEIAFNDNLKQPDETCRTVSPAPSIQKTDKEPKSSPYRQERGGYPLNLSVNVNCHMDLSRGYCDPWLEDYESPRAITSVNLTVCTPTSNMASPVRERNDDSGFEGHVTVTVSPSTTRPKRRAPPPPQSTRIDSPRPSRVAPEPPGTDRSLIERQKERLSRLAAALAQEKGQLAQLNRETQILAAPPPSPSAALRFKDHVERLRDECDILAKRLEMGVRAPRVLPVPEADDNFYSNIYTGQRPSASWQCHMCTFRNHPLLDKCEECDMPRIFVGTSPATTHDSGFGSFRDRNRRGANLSSDTGSLPNIASGYAVNV; this comes from the exons ATGTCTGCCCCCTCCGATAGCGCTACCAGCCCTCCACCATGTGCGTGTACCAACATATCGCTTATGCAGTTGTTCCATGAGCTCAAACAAAAGTTTCCTGGTGTACCCGATCATGTTGTGTCCAACACCATCGAGCTATACTGTCATGATAAAAAAGCTTGTGAAACACATCTGCACAGAGAAGTCAAAACCTCCCTAACGCACGCCTATCATGCGTCTTCAGTGGCTGCAGCACGACAACTCAGTGGACTTAAAATTAATCCACCACAAAAGTGCCGAAACCAGCCCATTATCAAGCATGAAGCTTTAAAATCAACAAATGCCCAGTTGTTTACTTGCCAAGGTCCACAAAAAGCCATAATTAGCACTAATGGTAGTTTAGATGAAGAAGATGTTAAAGTGAATACTGATGCAAATCAAAATGTTGTGgaagtaaaaacaaatgaagtaCTTAAAACATGCTCACCTGTTACTATAGTCAATCTTGATAACTGTTTTGTTAAGTACAGCGCAGAATCACCTAGTGACTTAGAGTTgtcaaatgaaaataatagtCTCGAGAATGGAAAACAGGAAAGTACAAATCAGGAATTTAAAGAGCAAATAACCAATTCTGAACAGCCTGAGAgtaccaattttaaattattaaaaagtaataaaataaagtcaaatttaaatgaaaaattggAGCGTGTGAAGgagaaaaaaactattaaaaaagataaagaaGAATCTAAAGCGGTGCTTGAAAAACCACAAAGACCAAATACATTGAACTTCATTAAACCAAGTCCAGAAATTGCATTTAATGACAACCTGAAACAACCAGATGAGACATGCCGAACAGTCTCACCTGCTCCTTCTATTCAAAAAACTGATAAAGAGCCCAAAAGTAGTCCATATAGGCAAGAAAGAGGTGGGTATCCCCTAAACTTGTCTGTCAATGTTAATTGCCATATGGACTTAAGCCGTGGGTACTGTGATCCTTGGTTAGAAGATTATGAAAGTCCTAGAGCAATAACATCAGTAAATTTAACTGTTTGTACACCAACATCAAATATGGCCAGTCCGGTCAGGGAAAGAAATGATGATAGTGGCTTTGAGGGGCATGTGACAGTGACTGTTAGCCCTAGTACAACACGCCCAAAGCGTAGAGCACCACCTCCACCTCAATCCACCCGGATAGATTCACCAAGACCATCTAGAGTTGCTCCTGAACCACCCGGTACAG ATCGTTCTCTAATTGAGCGTCAGAAGGAACGTTTATCACGACTAGCAGCTGCATTAGCCCAAGAGAAGGGACAATTGGCACAATTAAATCGGGAAACACAGATATTAGCTGCTCCTCCACCATCACCATCAGCTGCTTTGAGATTCAAGGACCATGTGGAACGATTGAGGGATGAGTGTGATATTTTGGCAAAGCGCCTTGAGATGGGGGTTAGAG CTCCCCGAGTGTTACCTGTCCCAGAGGCAGATGACAACTTCTACAGTAATATATACACAGGGCAGAGACCATCTGCCTCATGGCAATGCCACATGTGCACCTTTAGGAATCACCCACTCTTAGACAAGTGTGAGGAGTGTGACATGCCCCGGATATTTGTAGGTACGTCCCCTGCTACTACACATGACTCTGGCTTTGGGTCTTTCCGTGATAGGAACAGACGAGGGGCTAATCTGTCCAGTGACACAGGCTCCCTGCCTAATATAGCAAGTGGGTATGCTGTGAATGTGTAA
- the LOC125060613 gene encoding uncharacterized protein LOC125060613 isoform X4 has product MSAPSDSATSPPPCACTNISLMQLFHELKQKFPGVPDHVVSNTIELYCHDKKACETHLHREVKTSLTHAYHASSVAAARQLSGLKINPPQKCRNQPIIKHEALKSTNAQLFTCQGPQKAIISTNGSLDEEDVKVNTDANQNVVEVKTNEVLKTCSPVTIVNLDNCFVKYSAESPSDLELSNENNSLENGKQESTNQEFKEQITNSEQPESTNFKLLKSNKIKSNLNEKLERVKEKKTIKKDKEESKAVLEKPQRPNTLNFIKPSPEIAFNDNLKQPDETCRTVSPAPSIQKTDKEPKSSPYRQERGGYPLNLSVNVNCHMDLSRGYCDPWLEDYESPRAITSVNLTVCTPTSNMASPVRERNDDSGFEGHVTVTVSPSTTRPKRRAPPPPQSTRIDSPRPSRVAPEPPGTVSDRSLIERQKERLSRLAAALAQEKGQLAQLNRETQILAAPPPSPSAALRFKDHVERLRDECDILAKRLEMGVRAPRVLPVPEADDNFYSNIYTGQRPSASWQCHMCTFRNHPLLDKCEECDMPRIFVVRSPDGITVRLMPGRRSM; this is encoded by the exons ATGTCTGCCCCCTCCGATAGCGCTACCAGCCCTCCACCATGTGCGTGTACCAACATATCGCTTATGCAGTTGTTCCATGAGCTCAAACAAAAGTTTCCTGGTGTACCCGATCATGTTGTGTCCAACACCATCGAGCTATACTGTCATGATAAAAAAGCTTGTGAAACACATCTGCACAGAGAAGTCAAAACCTCCCTAACGCACGCCTATCATGCGTCTTCAGTGGCTGCAGCACGACAACTCAGTGGACTTAAAATTAATCCACCACAAAAGTGCCGAAACCAGCCCATTATCAAGCATGAAGCTTTAAAATCAACAAATGCCCAGTTGTTTACTTGCCAAGGTCCACAAAAAGCCATAATTAGCACTAATGGTAGTTTAGATGAAGAAGATGTTAAAGTGAATACTGATGCAAATCAAAATGTTGTGgaagtaaaaacaaatgaagtaCTTAAAACATGCTCACCTGTTACTATAGTCAATCTTGATAACTGTTTTGTTAAGTACAGCGCAGAATCACCTAGTGACTTAGAGTTgtcaaatgaaaataatagtCTCGAGAATGGAAAACAGGAAAGTACAAATCAGGAATTTAAAGAGCAAATAACCAATTCTGAACAGCCTGAGAgtaccaattttaaattattaaaaagtaataaaataaagtcaaatttaaatgaaaaattggAGCGTGTGAAGgagaaaaaaactattaaaaaagataaagaaGAATCTAAAGCGGTGCTTGAAAAACCACAAAGACCAAATACATTGAACTTCATTAAACCAAGTCCAGAAATTGCATTTAATGACAACCTGAAACAACCAGATGAGACATGCCGAACAGTCTCACCTGCTCCTTCTATTCAAAAAACTGATAAAGAGCCCAAAAGTAGTCCATATAGGCAAGAAAGAGGTGGGTATCCCCTAAACTTGTCTGTCAATGTTAATTGCCATATGGACTTAAGCCGTGGGTACTGTGATCCTTGGTTAGAAGATTATGAAAGTCCTAGAGCAATAACATCAGTAAATTTAACTGTTTGTACACCAACATCAAATATGGCCAGTCCGGTCAGGGAAAGAAATGATGATAGTGGCTTTGAGGGGCATGTGACAGTGACTGTTAGCCCTAGTACAACACGCCCAAAGCGTAGAGCACCACCTCCACCTCAATCCACCCGGATAGATTCACCAAGACCATCTAGAGTTGCTCCTGAACCACCCGGTACAG TTTCAGATCGTTCTCTAATTGAGCGTCAGAAGGAACGTTTATCACGACTAGCAGCTGCATTAGCCCAAGAGAAGGGACAATTGGCACAATTAAATCGGGAAACACAGATATTAGCTGCTCCTCCACCATCACCATCAGCTGCTTTGAGATTCAAGGACCATGTGGAACGATTGAGGGATGAGTGTGATATTTTGGCAAAGCGCCTTGAGATGGGGGTTAGAG CTCCCCGAGTGTTACCTGTCCCAGAGGCAGATGACAACTTCTACAGTAATATATACACAGGGCAGAGACCATCTGCCTCATGGCAATGCCACATGTGCACCTTTAGGAATCACCCACTCTTAGACAAGTGTGAGGAGTGTGACATGCCCCGGATATTTGTAG TTCGATCTCCCGATGGGATCACCGTTCGCTTGATGCCGGGACGACGAA